The following is a genomic window from Labrus bergylta chromosome 2, fLabBer1.1, whole genome shotgun sequence.
TTTCACTGAGAAATaatgcatttgcttttgaaggtGTACACTGAATCATTGAGCTGCTTGAAGTAATGGAAGATTTAACTAGATATTATTATTCAAAATCTCTCTCTGGCTCACATCTTTCACACATTTGTAACTTTACAAGAATCAATATGACACAAGTATGATTTACTTACAAGGAATATCCTCAGTTTTAAGCAAGGCGGCTACAAGATTGACTTTCGCCACTTGGCTTTTtttgttagcatttagctacTTCAATTGAATGCAACAAATTTACAACGGGTACAAAGGGTAAAAAAAGCAAGGCATGTTCCTTTTTAACTTTATAACacgcaaacacatttttaacaatcCACATGTATTATGTTTAAGCTAACTCAGCTAACCAGACTCATGTCGAGTTAAACACTTCTTTGAGTCTGACCACATGAGTCTGGCTCAGTGCACTGAAATAAATccatattaaattaaatataacttACTTTTTCAGTATCAGCAGCCCTGCTTCCATTTACTTCATCAAACTGGAGTCAAGTGCTTCTTCTGCTGCGCGTCTCAAACGTGATGAGATGAGGAGCGCTTGTTCAGTAAAGTGAGCACGTCCTGTAGGGGTGGGGAGGCGGTTACACCTACGATTCCTGTCTCCGCCCGCCTGGCATGTCACCATGGTTTACCAAGGCAACACAATCTCGCGGAAGAAATTCactcatttatttatgaataatACCTGTTTGTATTATGTTTAAGGTTAATTAATataattttcattcattttcatttctgttattttttgtttaagtgAAGTCAGAACATTTGATCACTGGCTTGTCGTATCTTAGCCTACTTCAATAGCTGTAGCTATCATAGGCTATTAATCACTGCGAAGGTttatccaatccaatccaatccaactttatttgttaagcactttaaaacagccacagttgaccaaagtgctgtacagaagaataaataaaatatgtaacagctcacatgagataaaagaaaactacatgtgaAGTACAGAATCAagttaaaagacataaaacaagtaaaaatgaATAGGCACGCAAAAAAgcgaaataaaataaataaataagtcgaCGTCTTACTATGTGTCAAAGGCCAGGGGAAAGAGATGGGGCTTAAGACgatatttaaaaacaggcaaAGAAGAGGCCTGTTTAACGTgctgaggtaaaataagataagataagataagacaatcctttatttatcccacaatgggtaTAGGTATATTGTTCCATAATTTTGGAGCCGCAACAGCAAACACACGGTCCCCTCTGAGCTTCCGCTTGGTTTTTGGCACcctcaggagcagctgatcagctgACCTGAGAGAGCGGGTGGGCGTGTAGGGGTGTAGAAGCTCAGAGAGGTAGGGCGGGGAAAGACCATTAAGAGatttaaaagcaaatgaaataattttaaaattaatCTTAAATTGTATGGGCAACCAGTGGAGTTAGGTCTAAAATGGGGGAAATGTGGTCATATTTTCGCATATTTTCGTGTGCCAGTTAAAAGACATGCAGCTGCATTCTGTACCATCTGGAGACGGGCGTGGTAACAAAGGCGTGGATTACCGTCTCAAAGTGCTGCCTTGAAAGAATTGGCTTTATTTTGGCCAGCTGCCTCAAATGGAAAAGGCTTGATTTTACCCACTTCTCCcacaccggtgaacatccagggaaAGGACATTGAGAAGTGGACTCTTATAAGTAGGGGTGTTCACCTGAACAATAAGCTGTACTGGACTGTTAACAGCCAAGATCTCTACAAGAAAGGCCAGAGCAGACTTCATCTGCTGAGGAGACTCCACACTCTCTGTGCAGGGAGCACTCCTGAGGACTTTTTATGACTCTGTGGTGGTATCAGCCATCCTGTACGGAGTggtctgctggagcagcagcactacGGCTGCCGACAGGAACAGACTAAACAAACTGGTGAAGAAGGCCAGCTCTGTCCTGGGCTGCCCCCTGGACCCTGTTGAGGTGGTGGGAGACAGAAGGATGATGGCAAAGCTATCATCCCTGATGGAGAACGTTTCCCACCCCCTGCATGGAACTGTAACAGCtctgggcagctccttcagcggCAGGTCAGAAGGAGAGATACCGCaggtccttccttcctgctgcagtcagactgtttaaccaagcctgctcccagttgatcacaaaacacacacacaactggacaattcactctgacatgcaataataatgttatattatgtttatcaaaccactttgtgcaataacatgttatattatctatttttttgtacattcttaatttttcatttttttatttaaattgtatggGCACACTacattcactttttgtttgcaatctttgctctttgctgctgtaacattgtaaatttccccgttgtgggataaataaaggattatcttatcttattttacgaCAGCCTTAATCTGACTGTCAAGCTTAAGATCAGGGTCCACTTTAACCCCTAGTTTGTACAGGGGGGTCCCAGTGGTACCACCAAAAACCatcacttctgtctttttatcattaaaattttaattttgaattttaaacttttaaattaaaagtttaaGTTCGGAGCCATCCAGGCCTTTATGTCATCAAGACTATTTTAGCCTAGCATTTATACTTGTACAAACAGATAGAAAAAGTTGGTTAATGTTACTTAATGTATCAttgttaaaaaagtgaaatgtttgggGTCTTAAAAGTTATTTATGGAACGAGTGAATATTTTTATATAGTAACTGTATTTACAATAAACCCATGTTTAGCAATTACTCAGTGTTGACACAAAATTAACTGTCTTTTCAGTCAATTCATTCAATTGTCAAACAGTTAGGTCATTGTTTGCAGCTAAACAGCTGATGAAGTCAGCCCTCACCAAAGATGGCTGCTTGCACATGCGCATTTcagcaagtgtgtgtgaagtgtgtgtgaagtctGTACAGGATGTAGTGGCAAACTCCGACCACTAGTATGCACTCCGGAGTAAATCCGCTATACACACTTAAGCACACTTTTCTCGGTTTATGTGCATTTTGGGGATAACCCTGAAAACTTCACAGGGCACTATTTAGACCCTTTTTTCACTGAATTAGAGCTAAAATTTTTGGGGTCCAGGTTTTTGGTTCCCACAAAAATTTGAGTCCCCATGCTGTGAGTGGGCTGTCACATTCCGGTTCCTACAATgtaataaagacacacacacacacacacacacacacacacacacacacacacacacacacacacacacacacacacacacacacacacacacacacacacacacacacacacacacacacacacacacacacacacacacacacacacacacacacacacacacacacacacacacacacacacacacacacacacacacacacacacacacacacacacacacacacacacacacacacacacacacacacacacacacacacacacacacacacacacacacacacacacacacacacacacacacacacacgagaaaactaagaggaggacccagatgcagaattaacaaaaaaatatttaattaaacaaaaactcacttTAGAAATCCAATCcggagaaaacaaggagccacgagTAAACTGACATACTACAAAAGACACAGACAAAtgacatacaatgaactgacacagaaaggaagaaacacagagactaaagagacacaggggtaatcaaacacaggtgagactaaggacacaggtgaagacaatcagggcaatcacactggagggaaacacacagaggagggaatgaacacaagacaagaaacactgaggacaactagaGTTgttcaagaatgaacaaaacaaagtagaacataaagaaacactaaacactgaaaaacaaaattaaaaaagaccaaatcatgacacctAGACTTTTGAATAATACCAATAAAgtaatatttgatagttttgatcaggactgaagttgatcaaaagatgtaacccaaaaaaaacagaaaagcaattaatctgtactatttttatagcagattttggaagtggacatttttgtccttaatgactgaagagggtagtaaattaaactgatgcctgagggtttaaagtgtgtcttatacagcagatttgatggtaatGACAGCTTATTTCAAGaaccttcatataaagtgttacccaagaagaacttagactgaggttctgccTGTGTTTAAACAGCTGTcatgaaacactttaaccagagctgtgtcagtgctgcggtttggtccaaaacctgactggaagacatccaaacagttgttcaatatcaagaagttatttaacttcagtcagtcaaacacagctttgtctatcattggacctaacagaggaagacttgatataggcctgtaattattcattattgtctagattgttcttttctagtagtggcttgatgactgctgttttcagggcctgtgggaagacacctgagagacaagtttaccatttgtaacagatctggagccatgactcctcctcctgctgccaatatcaagacagcaggaggaggactttaattgtttaattgtcacttgttttttattggtgagatcagaacaatacagacattaaagaagggggtccattgtttttctgtgatgtagaacatttaacccccattaccacccccaccccccattatcacaccccacaaccatgaaacagaccagctggacagagagaacagagtcagctgatcttcagtcagcagtgtttctcagaccgacagacgacacagagacactgaagaaccaggagaccagaacataaacccaggatagagaggttcagtgaatgtggtgttgaaggtgtggaggtggatcagtgtgtcagaggagactctgtagaaggacagagagccagcaggacagtccacatacactgctactctattagagacagaggaggaggaggaggaggaggaggaagaggaggaggagatctccaTTCTTATGTGATTGTGACAGACAGAGTAACCTTTATCAGAGCAGaacagactccaggactgatcattaaatccaaacaaacattcatcactgtctcctctccttctgattcctctgtaactcactgatacatcaacctttcctctccactcgacctcccagtaacagcgaccagtcagaccagtcctacacagcagctgaagaCACCAgttatcaaatctgtctggatgatcaggatatgactgaagctcctccacacgtgtcaccttcctgttgttgtcagacagtttcaggtttctgttcactgtgtttgtgtccagttccagctcacaggcgtctgatggagagaacgagacacaacacagctgcaggttatcatctgttcattcatcaacaactttactgacacttactgataggggtgtaaaggtacacgtactcgaCCGGACCGTTTCGGTACAGGGCTTTCGGATCGGTCCGCGTGTTATTTCTGAACGAttccaaaaatgttcaataattttCATGATCAAAATCTCTGAATTTGCATATTTCCTGCCGGCTCCGATGCGAAGTGAGGCAGCGACGAGTTGTGCCTCATCCCAAATTGCGCAATCCCTCACAAACTGGGCCGAGCGTATGCCTTTTGCTTTCTTACTGTTTGTcaccaatgtaatgtttgtagacACTTCTATTATACGTCCTCACTTTCCATAGAATAAGTAATGTATTTCACctgtttttaacatatttagtcTAATTTGACATAAAACCGCACTGAAAAAGCATGAGGTGAGGCAGCTGCTTCACCTGAAGGGGGCGTGCGTCAGGTTGTGTGAGGCTCATAAGACCAAGAGTTTATGCTTGGTTTGATGGTCGCTCCTCTTCTATGCAgaattttttatataaaaaatttGGCTCTGATTgcaaaaatggaaaaggaagaTTTTATATCTAAGCTTAAAGATTTCTCAAAACTGGACTTTCAATCAAAACGTGAAGTGATAAATAATGGaagacttttaaaactaaaagaagGTAAGGAGGACTTttacaacaaagtcacagaTATGTTAGTCCAGAAGGATAGGTGAATGGACTTTGTTTACAAGTAAAGGTAAGACCATGAATACACTGCAGTATatgcctacttttatttttattgaatgagtatgaattgtggaattgcaatggaaaaaacagacaaactgacAAAGACacgttgacaagacgagagtagtgtgccgttCTTGTTCAGaggacatcgggtacgtcacaggcaacacgtccaacttattaaagcacttgaaaaggcaccacgcgaacgtaaacatcactgcaactaggaaaaaacagacagccttttgctagtaattctaaacgggccaaagccataaaaaatgccactgaagttcttatatcgacagagggaaatattaatagttctgaaactacactgtcccaaatgtgattaggtttattatgtgctcaaagagcattcaaaaaagtgttgccttcataaactaaaaggtggaagtgtaattaaaaataaatatttttatatataggctatattaatgacttcatttcattctaaaatactttatttcattcatatcttttatttattggagactcttttggttgaaggaagcagcataagtttatttttactttttttacaatgtttaatttaaaatgttattaaaaagtaacctgagcaggtgtacaagtctgaactgtcgatgctgcacttagtccaatgtgtaaaagggaaattataaatgtttctaataaagaaaaaaaagcgttgcatcaggtccctttactgtagtgaaaatgtaccgaaccaaagcttcaaaactgagaactgtaccgaactgaaatgtttgtgtaccgttacacccctacttactgagagtcaatcaaacttacagttcatattcagcactgaatgatgttggacagcactgaaatgtaataatccaattctaatcaagttcaaatggagttaccatggcagccaggaagaatggagatccaaatcaacaaacacatgcagtgaataaagtctgactaatcaaagtgcagcacaaagaatctatgaaccatctgctgtctccaactgttctgtcctcagaggtcacattcagcac
Proteins encoded in this region:
- the LOC136181161 gene encoding stonustoxin subunit alpha-like, coding for MKMYEIDSDLVSSSSLDHSGLHRLKPGLRKYACELELDTNTVNRNLKLSDNNRKVTRVEELQSYPDHPDRFDNWCLQLLCRTGLTGRCYWEVEWRGKVDVSVSYRGIRRRGDSDECLFGFNDQSWSLFCSDKGYSVCHNHIRMEISSSSSSSSSSSSSVSNRVAVYVDCPAGSLSFYRVSSDTLIHLHTFNTTFTEPLYPGFMFWSPGSSVSLCRLSV